The genomic segment TTTAATGTAAGAAATGAAATAATACCCCATGTTGATGTTTTAAATTTTGTACCTAAACCCTGCATCATCTCCATTAAATGACTCATAGATTCATCCATGCCAGCCGCTGAGCTCGCACTTAGAATACTTGATGCTTTGTTGAGGGCAATTCCTAGACCTAAAAATGTACCTAATAAGCCAAGGATAAGTAAAATTCCTGGCATTGCTTCAGATAGCTTTTCCCATTTTGTTGCTACGGCATGACTAATATCACTTACTGAGCCGTGCTCTGCATCAAGGTCATCAGAACTATCATTTATAGTGCCCCCATTCCAATTGTTTTCCCAATTTTCTGCTTTTGCAGTTTTGTTGACTTGATAGATGGTCATTCCTGCTCCACCAAACATGAGCGAGGAAAAAAATAGTTCAATGGGTTGATTTAAACTGGGGACTAAGAAGCTCAAAATTTCAATTCCGATGCTCATGCTGCTACCTCAATTTTAGTTAGTTTTTCTGCACGAATTTTACTTTCTTCTTCGAAAATATTTGCAAAGTCAATGATTAGACTTTGTTCTTCTTCGCTTAATTCTTCCCATGCTTTTCCATTCTGAGCACAATCAATAATGATCATCCCAACTCGGCCACCTTCCTCAGCAAGATAGCCTTTTTCTTCTTTTTCTAACTCTTCTGGAGTTTTCTCAAGTACCTGTAAAAAACCTTCTGCTGCAAATATATAGTTACTCATTTCTCGTGTTTTTTTAGCAAGCGCATCTAAGTCTGACTTACGTTTTGGCGTAGAAATAGATAGCTCTTTGAGCATTTCCACTTCTTCAGTATTTAATTCAGACAGTTTCTTTGCAGTTTCAAGTCTGCGGTGCAATACTTTCTCTTTTGAATATTCTTTGTTTGAATTGGTCCATTGATGCTCAAATTCAGATAAATTTTGTCCCCAAGCCATGACCATTTCTTCAAATACAAAGGGAATGATTTTTTTCTGATAGCGGTCATAAATAATATTGTCTAAATAAATCACTTCTTCATCTGAAAGCACAGGTTTTTCCGCAAGCAGCTTTGCTCCTGCTTTGATTAAGAAAATATCATCTAGGCTGATTTCATCAAAATGTTGGGCTGCAGATAATGTTTTTTCTACGCTATCTAATAGCTTTTGAGTAGCACGTAGGCGTAAGTAATGTTCGAAATCAGCAATTGAGTCTGTATCAATAATTTTTTTAATAGCACTTTGAACTAATACATAATCATTAATCATAGCTGCTAATTGAATAGCTTTAGCACCTTCGGATCCTTGTTGTACATGCTGTGCAGCCTCCTCGAAAGCTTCTTTATGCGCTTGTGCTTCTTGAGTTTCTTTCTCGCTAAAAAACGCCTCCTTGAGTTTACGAGCAAGAATAATTGCCCAATTAATTGCTTCTTCTATTTTTTTTAGGATAGGCGAATTTTCTAGCATAAGTAATGCTGTTAAGCCTTTTTCTATAGCTAAAATTGTAGCTTTAAGCCAAGGAATGGGTACTGCATTTGCAATTTTAGATAAAAATGGCGTTATCTTTTGTATATAAGGTTTAACTACAGCCCATGTTTCTTTGACTTTAGCTACAAAGCTTTCAGCTTTATCTGCCATCCAAATCACTACTTCTGCAGCTACTTCTTTTGTTTTTTTCCATGCCGTATTTACAATCTTAGTTGTGGTCGAAACGACACTTTTAGCGATAGAAAATAAACTCGAAATAAAGCCCATAATGATATATTCCTTTTAATTAGTTAACGCCGAGTAATTTTTTGCTGGTTATAGAATCGCTTATTGATTGGCGACGGGTATCCCCACAGGCAACTTCGGCATTTGCACTGCGTATTTGTTTGATTGCAGATTCAAGATGCTCAATTGATAGTTTTGCATCTAGGCTTAATGATTCAGCGTCGAGTAATGCTTTGGGTAGTGATAGGCGCATGCAGGTGCGGATTTCTCTTCCTGAAAAACCATCAGATAATTCACTGCAATTTTCAATTAACAGCCCCCGTTCACCTGCGATTGGTATGCCTTTTACAAGCATTCGATCCCACATTCGTTTTCGGGCTGCGAAATCAGGTAAATCAAATTTAATATGGTGGCTAATTCGGCTACGAAATGCCTCATCATAATTTTTTGCAAAATTTGTGGCAAAAATAGCGATGCCATCAAATCGTTCTAATTCGATAAGAAGTGTAGATCGCATGGCATTCACTTCGTTATCTACTCCTTGTGTTACAGAGGAGAGGCGTTTGCCAAGGAGAGTATCTGCCTCATCAAAAAAAATGACTGCACTACTTTCTCGAGCAGCTTCAAATGCAGCTTGAATATTTTTTGCAGTATCTCCCATAAATTTACTTTCTAACTCAGCAATGCCAAGTTGAATAAATGGTAAATCTAGGGTGC from the Iodobacter fluviatilis genome contains:
- a CDS encoding ATP-binding protein, which gives rise to MKHESSNSSGLQAPFRGKLKEEQKKTNTSNYQTRKANFKLDKDVILAESTKTQFDECLAKLRFHKIIYSDWGFSSVDPLGMSTILNFYGPPGTGKTLAAEALAGTLDLPFIQLGIAELESKFMGDTAKNIQAAFEAARESSAVIFFDEADTLLGKRLSSVTQGVDNEVNAMRSTLLIELERFDGIAIFATNFAKNYDEAFRSRISHHIKFDLPDFAARKRMWDRMLVKGIPIAGERGLLIENCSELSDGFSGREIRTCMRLSLPKALLDAESLSLDAKLSIEHLESAIKQIRSANAEVACGDTRRQSISDSITSKKLLGVN